The Deltaproteobacteria bacterium genome window below encodes:
- a CDS encoding winged helix-turn-helix transcriptional regulator, which produces MNNKDEQTDDYRSLQLLDEISRNHELTQRDLSRKLGVALGLINSYLKNLAAKGYITISTIPRKRYAYYLTPHGFAEKTRLTYRHLQNFTALYRVARRDFSALFTRLAASGVKRVAFCGVDEVTEIAYLSLKDTDLELTGIVDSEPSKQRFLGHEVRAIGDIKSLSFDVVVITNFKDDEALRRGLVRAGVDDKKILSISSGGWLKKIEGPAA; this is translated from the coding sequence ATGAACAACAAGGACGAGCAGACAGACGACTACCGCTCGCTACAGCTCCTTGACGAGATATCCCGTAACCATGAGCTTACCCAGCGGGACTTGAGCCGGAAGCTCGGGGTCGCGCTCGGCCTTATAAACTCATACCTCAAGAACCTTGCCGCCAAAGGCTACATAACCATATCCACCATACCCCGGAAAAGATACGCGTATTACCTTACTCCTCACGGCTTTGCCGAGAAAACCCGCCTAACTTACCGCCATCTCCAGAACTTTACGGCCCTCTACAGGGTCGCGCGGAGGGACTTTAGCGCCCTTTTTACCAGGCTCGCTGCCTCGGGCGTAAAGAGGGTCGCCTTTTGCGGGGTTGACGAAGTCACCGAGATAGCTTACCTTTCTTTGAAGGATACCGACCTTGAGCTTACCGGGATCGTGGACTCCGAGCCCTCGAAGCAGCGATTTCTCGGCCACGAGGTCAGGGCCATAGGGGATATAAAGAGCCTTTCGTTCGATGTGGTTGTGATAACGAACTTCAAGGACGACGAGGCCCTGAGAAGGGGGCTCGTCCGCGCCGGGGTTGATGATAAAAAGATTCTGTCCATAAGCTCCGGCGGGTGGCTTAAAAAGATAGAAGGCCCTGCGGCCTGA